The DNA window GGAGAAGGCGGCGCGCTTCCCGGAGGCGACGTGGCACTTCATCGGCAACGTGCAGTCGCGCCGCATCCCCGACATCGTGGGCTGCGCCGCGCTCGTGCACTCGCTTCACCAGGAGCGCCATGCCGCGAAGTTCGACGCGGCCGCGCGCGCGGCGGGCAAGGTGCAAGACGTCCTCCTCGAGGTGAACGTGTCGGGGGAGGCCAGCAAGAGCGGCCTTGCGCCCGCCGAGGTCCCCGCGCTGCTCGAGGCGTGCCTGGCGCTTCCGAACCTGCGCGTGCGCGGGCTCATGACGATGGCGCCGCAGGGCGACCTCGCCCGTGCGCGCGCCTGCTTCGAGGGGCTCGCCAGCCTTGCCGAGGAGCTG is part of the Arabiibacter massiliensis genome and encodes:
- a CDS encoding YggS family pyridoxal phosphate-dependent enzyme, encoding MGFKERYERTLEELSACCAACGRDPREVRVVAVSKTVGPEAVAEALAAGARDFGENRPDPLMEKAARFPEATWHFIGNVQSRRIPDIVGCAALVHSLHQERHAAKFDAAARAAGKVQDVLLEVNVSGEASKSGLAPAEVPALLEACLALPNLRVRGLMTMAPQGDLARARACFEGLASLAEELRAGLDAEQAAQFNELSMGMSEDWREAVAAGATIVRIGRALFDDAFDEGPRP